One Brachybacterium aquaticum genomic region harbors:
- a CDS encoding putative quinol monooxygenase: MSVTKGLLVRLEALPGKEDEVQEFLGIGRGLVEEEPATVAWFAIRLGPSSFGIFDVFPDDAGRDAHLSGAVAAALGEQTGKLFSEPTIEKLDVLGSKLPA, encoded by the coding sequence ATGAGCGTGACAAAGGGACTGCTAGTCAGGCTGGAGGCCTTGCCCGGCAAGGAAGACGAGGTCCAGGAATTTCTCGGCATCGGGCGAGGGCTCGTCGAGGAGGAACCGGCCACTGTCGCGTGGTTCGCGATCCGTCTCGGCCCGTCCTCATTCGGGATCTTCGACGTGTTCCCCGATGACGCCGGCCGCGACGCGCACCTGTCCGGCGCAGTCGCAGCAGCTCTCGGCGAGCAGACCGGCAAACTGTTCAGCGAACCGACGATCGAGAAGCTCGACGTCCTGGGCTCCAAACTCCCCGCCTGA